In the Desulfobacterales bacterium genome, one interval contains:
- a CDS encoding sigma 54-interacting transcriptional regulator, translated as MENQTQIILDSIADGVFTVDLEWKITSFNRAAERITGIRRQAAIGQYCWEVFRASICAQHCSLRKTMQTGQSIAGQTLFIANAGGSRVPVSITTALLKDPSGEIIGGVETFRDLSEVENLRKELTGRKSFFDIISKNKEMKRLFGMLEMISGSDTTVLIEGESGSGKELFAKAIHSLSHRSTGPLTIINCAAVPDTLLESELFGYKAGAFTDAKKDKPGRVALARGGTLFLDEIGDLSPLLQVKMLRLLQEKVYEPLGGTRSEKADIRIVAATNRNLTQMVKDGSFRQDLFYRINVARLSLPPLRSRKEDIPLLTDHFIKKYNHLNGSEIEAISPAALSVLMAHEFPGNVRELENIVEYASLICREKQLGIVHLPDYLREASERPSLLAMDEGFENTPRDFRALERQLIYETLREFNGNRSRSAARLGIHPTTLWRRMKRLNIHPPANPV; from the coding sequence TTGGAGAATCAAACCCAGATCATTTTAGACAGCATCGCCGACGGCGTTTTTACGGTGGACCTGGAGTGGAAGATCACGTCCTTTAACCGGGCAGCCGAGAGAATTACCGGTATTCGCAGACAGGCGGCCATCGGGCAATATTGTTGGGAAGTTTTCAGGGCCAGCATCTGTGCGCAGCATTGCTCCCTTCGAAAGACCATGCAAACCGGGCAATCCATCGCCGGCCAGACGCTTTTTATTGCAAATGCTGGCGGATCGAGAGTGCCTGTGAGTATCACCACGGCGCTGTTAAAGGACCCTTCGGGGGAAATCATCGGCGGCGTGGAAACCTTTCGGGATTTAAGCGAAGTGGAAAATCTTCGCAAAGAGTTGACCGGCAGAAAATCTTTTTTTGATATTATTAGCAAAAATAAGGAAATGAAGCGCCTTTTCGGCATGCTGGAAATGATATCCGGCAGTGATACCACGGTGTTGATTGAAGGTGAGAGTGGTTCGGGAAAGGAGTTGTTCGCCAAGGCGATTCATTCCCTCAGTCACCGCAGCACCGGGCCGTTAACCATTATCAATTGCGCAGCCGTGCCGGATACCCTTCTTGAGTCGGAGCTTTTCGGATACAAGGCCGGCGCCTTTACGGATGCGAAAAAGGATAAACCCGGACGTGTGGCGCTGGCGCGCGGAGGCACCCTGTTTCTGGATGAAATTGGTGATTTGTCACCGTTGTTGCAGGTGAAGATGTTACGCCTGTTACAGGAGAAAGTGTATGAGCCCCTCGGCGGCACGCGCTCGGAGAAGGCCGATATTCGAATCGTTGCGGCAACGAACAGAAACCTGACGCAAATGGTTAAGGACGGTTCCTTTCGCCAGGATCTTTTCTACAGAATCAACGTGGCCAGGCTTTCGCTGCCGCCCCTGCGAAGCCGGAAAGAGGATATTCCGCTACTGACCGATCATTTCATTAAAAAATACAATCATCTTAACGGCAGTGAGATTGAGGCGATTTCACCGGCCGCCCTGTCGGTTCTCATGGCGCATGAATTTCCGGGAAATGTGCGAGAGCTTGAAAACATCGTTGAATACGCGTCACTGATCTGCAGGGAAAAGCAACTTGGAATTGTGCATCTCCCCGATTATCTTCGAGAGGCTTCCGAGAGACCCTCCCTTCTGGCCATGGACGAAGGATTTGAAAACACACCGCGCGATTTTCGTGCATTGGAGCGGCAACTCATCTATGAAACGCTTCGGGAATTCAACGGGAATCGCTCCCGAAGCGCTGCCCGGTTGGGAATTCATCCCACAACGCTCTGGAGAAGAATGAAACGGTTGAACATTCATCCGCCGGCCAACCCCGTCTAG
- a CDS encoding NifB/NifX family molybdenum-iron cluster-binding protein: MKLAVSAAGKTLSSQVDPRFGRCPYFLIVETDSMAIAAYPNENAGLQGGAGIQAAAFVAEKGAKAVLTGRCGPNAVLALAAAGIDLYEAVGGIPAREAIDKFLSKELTPSGGNAAELFDVKSSPFGMHQEFGRRPGSRGGNASRSRSGQRPRS, from the coding sequence ATGAAATTAGCCGTCAGCGCAGCCGGCAAGACGCTCTCATCCCAGGTTGATCCGCGCTTCGGGCGATGTCCCTATTTTTTGATTGTCGAAACTGATTCGATGGCAATAGCGGCATATCCCAATGAAAATGCGGGGCTTCAAGGGGGTGCGGGCATTCAGGCCGCAGCTTTTGTGGCGGAAAAGGGTGCTAAGGCGGTGCTTACGGGCCGATGTGGCCCCAACGCGGTGCTGGCCCTGGCCGCAGCGGGGATTGATTTGTACGAGGCCGTGGGGGGAATACCGGCTCGGGAAGCCATCGACAAGTTTTTAAGCAAGGAACTAACCCCTTCGGGGGGAAATGCTGCTGAGTTGTTTGATGTCAAATCGTCCCCATTCGGTATGCATCAGGAATTCGGCCGACGGCCCGGAAGCCGGGGCGGGAATGCGAGCCGAAGCCGATCCGGTCAGAGACCGCGATCCTGA
- a CDS encoding CGGC domain-containing protein, with translation MKKIAVVGCGAYMDSGYGCPGEWRCLKAAAMGEGKFEEAANITAFVKCECPGRALVPTVGMAIKMSEIKPDAIYLSSCLVNAQPGCPYTSAQEMADIIEKKTGIPVKLGTHEYP, from the coding sequence ATGAAAAAGATAGCCGTGGTTGGATGCGGTGCATACATGGACAGTGGATACGGGTGCCCCGGTGAATGGCGGTGTTTAAAAGCTGCCGCCATGGGAGAGGGCAAATTTGAAGAAGCGGCCAATATCACGGCATTCGTAAAATGCGAGTGCCCGGGCCGAGCGCTCGTGCCCACGGTCGGAATGGCCATCAAAATGTCCGAAATCAAGCCCGACGCGATTTATTTGAGTTCCTGCCTCGTGAATGCACAACCGGGATGCCCCTACACGAGTGCGCAGGAGATGGCCGACATTATCGAGAAAAAAACCGGGATTCCCGTTAAACTGGGAACACACGAATACCCTTAA
- a CDS encoding Mrp/NBP35 family ATP-binding protein, with protein sequence MASTSSGIGIADRMPQKEPSPDELASSALTGIKQKFIVMSGKGGVGKTSVSVNLSIALANKGFKVGLMDVDVHGPDIPRMLGLTGSLEIDGERKLIPKKFSENLCAVSVESLLGDKDGAVIWRGPMKHSAIRQFISEVTWGPLDCLIIDSPPGTGDEPLTIAQLIKDARAIIVTTPQEVALADVRKSINFCKTVGMEVFGLIENMSGFECPHCGEPIAFLGIGGGEKTAAHAGIPFLGRIPFDMHLVKCEDAGESYQNKFKFSAVTRAFDKVVAKITREIQQSNQMPKGENA encoded by the coding sequence ATGGCAAGCACAAGCAGCGGCATTGGTATTGCGGACAGAATGCCGCAAAAAGAGCCGAGTCCTGATGAACTGGCAAGCAGCGCATTGACCGGCATCAAACAAAAATTCATTGTCATGAGTGGCAAGGGGGGGGTTGGAAAAACCAGCGTATCGGTCAACCTTTCCATTGCGCTTGCCAATAAAGGCTTTAAAGTCGGCTTGATGGATGTCGATGTGCATGGACCGGATATTCCCAGAATGCTCGGGTTAACCGGATCACTGGAAATTGACGGCGAACGGAAATTAATACCGAAAAAATTTTCCGAAAACCTGTGCGCCGTCTCGGTGGAATCCTTGCTGGGGGATAAGGATGGCGCCGTCATTTGGCGGGGGCCGATGAAGCATTCCGCTATTCGGCAGTTCATTAGCGAGGTGACCTGGGGGCCGCTCGATTGTCTGATCATCGATTCGCCGCCCGGCACTGGAGACGAACCGCTTACCATTGCGCAACTGATCAAGGACGCCCGTGCGATCATCGTCACTACTCCCCAGGAGGTAGCGCTCGCGGATGTGCGAAAATCGATTAATTTTTGCAAAACGGTGGGAATGGAGGTCTTCGGTCTGATAGAAAATATGAGTGGTTTTGAGTGCCCGCATTGCGGAGAGCCGATAGCGTTTCTTGGCATCGGTGGCGGCGAAAAAACAGCCGCGCATGCCGGGATTCCTTTTTTAGGCCGGATTCCCTTTGATATGCATCTGGTCAAATGCGAAGACGCCGGCGAATCTTATCAAAATAAATTTAAATTTTCAGCGGTTACCAGAGCGTTTGATAAAGTGGTGGCAAAAATCACACGGGAAATTCAACAATCCAACCAAATGCCAAAGGGAGAAAACGCATGA
- a CDS encoding TIGR04076 family protein — protein sequence MTVKYPEIGNQVTAKIIESKGNCTIGMKPGDEFELSVHQCGEFCGLFYHHIAGWVHMLQFGGTFPLFPDPDVQVWECPNTNNRVKVELRRTKA from the coding sequence ATGACAGTAAAATATCCTGAGATTGGAAACCAGGTGACGGCAAAGATTATTGAGTCCAAAGGCAATTGCACCATCGGTATGAAACCGGGAGATGAATTTGAACTCAGTGTTCATCAATGTGGCGAATTTTGCGGCCTGTTTTATCACCATATTGCGGGTTGGGTTCACATGTTGCAGTTCGGCGGCACGTTTCCGCTTTTTCCGGACCCCGATGTTCAGGTCTGGGAATGCCCGAACACGAATAATCGTGTCAAGGTTGAGTTAAGGCGCACCAAAGCATAG
- a CDS encoding cytidylate kinase-like family protein: MTTENTLSKFSENQIDKWRKIGDPSYSKRLGVYPVITVNMAPGSGGSIVAQKVATLLGFDYFDRELLEAVAQSAEVTPRVLEKLEKERFSGFQDFIASLLDEHYIWPGVYLDHLRNMVNAISRRGHAVIVGRGAAYLLPQMNRLSVRVVAPMEDRIQNVMRDFKVSEEEANKRILYREARRANFIKKSFHSDINDPTNYDLVINTSVFEMNAAAEIICAAWAKKFYE; this comes from the coding sequence ATGACAACCGAAAACACGCTGAGCAAATTCAGTGAAAATCAAATCGATAAATGGAGAAAAATAGGAGACCCCTCGTATTCAAAGCGCTTGGGTGTATACCCGGTGATTACCGTAAACATGGCTCCCGGCAGCGGCGGCTCCATCGTCGCGCAGAAGGTGGCAACCTTGCTGGGGTTTGACTACTTCGATCGGGAGTTGCTGGAAGCAGTGGCGCAAAGTGCCGAGGTAACGCCTCGGGTTCTGGAAAAATTGGAAAAAGAGCGGTTTTCCGGATTTCAGGATTTTATCGCCTCTTTGTTGGATGAACATTATATCTGGCCGGGCGTCTATCTGGATCATTTGAGAAATATGGTCAACGCCATCAGCCGCCGTGGGCATGCGGTGATTGTTGGCCGGGGGGCCGCTTATCTTCTGCCGCAAATGAACCGATTGAGCGTGCGGGTGGTAGCGCCCATGGAAGATCGCATTCAAAATGTCATGCGCGACTTTAAGGTGTCTGAGGAAGAGGCCAATAAGCGCATTTTGTATCGTGAAGCCAGGCGAGCGAACTTTATCAAAAAATCGTTTCATTCCGATATCAATGACCCCACGAATTACGACCTGGTTATCAACACGAGTGTCTTTGAAATGAATGCCGCGGCTGAAATCATTTGCGCCGCATGGGCGAAAAAATTCTATGAATAG
- a CDS encoding Nif11-like leader peptide family natural product precursor — translation MTIGNAIAFINRALVDSALRERLNSTSNAAEIQNLLREETLVFSVRDFDEAVHHRLTQCREEEEAEQIKELKMWWHLLFQSSEPAACITPCSGCCG, via the coding sequence ATGACCATCGGAAACGCCATCGCCTTTATCAATCGAGCGTTGGTGGACAGCGCGTTGCGCGAGCGCCTGAACAGCACATCGAACGCGGCGGAAATTCAGAACCTTCTGCGAGAAGAGACCCTCGTATTCTCAGTCCGCGATTTTGACGAAGCCGTTCACCACCGGTTGACCCAATGCCGGGAAGAAGAAGAGGCGGAGCAGATCAAAGAATTAAAGATGTGGTGGCACCTGCTCTTTCAGAGCTCGGAACCGGCCGCATGTATAACGCCATGCAGCGGCTGCTGCGGGTAG
- a CDS encoding methyl-accepting chemotaxis protein has translation MKKNGFKFKLYLGVVLIVSLPLSVVGYFSCEKAVKLIRQNTEIQSMRTSSALAQSVDLVLAEQGRIVRGLAENFRSFGGMDIRFYGGAGIDEVTSKRVNTKIHNMLQELGGNYESIYIGDKNGLLFAGSLENGETPFYGVDISSTQFFPAAKESGAPVSSAVFASNITSKPVMVFCAPILDQKERFAGVIGMTFKLDSLAALVAGTKSGETGYAFMVNAEGTVLAHPQTDYILQLNIKEIEGMADISKAILSGHTGVGQYEFKGTKKVAGYASVANIAWSIAVTQDLDELMILAGSIRKFNALIGSAFVVLALMGALVFIRNLCMPIEKAVNHIHAGTHHVSDAARQVFSGSSTVASAAAQQTTTLDEALSKLDEVFETVKENDANARRAEALVTLSKNVVHEAFATMEALKLSMEAIEYSEKETAKIVHVIDGIAFQTNLLALNASVEAARAGESGRGFAVVAKHVRDLAQQAAGAAKTSACLIQETTMKVQSGAELAKNAQDAFSNVADHTIRFGEVIIEISNASSRQTMAIAQINQSIANLEGITRKYAGFAEESASATEQMHQEAELMVGVAEELSGIIGNSDTVGIKRKVAGRRGFRNVFRFLRNPARQNKIGSDDSPSIKNSGTVSAVSA, from the coding sequence ATGAAGAAAAATGGATTCAAGTTCAAGCTTTATTTGGGGGTTGTTTTGATCGTGAGCCTACCGCTATCGGTGGTTGGTTATTTTTCATGTGAAAAAGCCGTAAAACTGATTCGACAAAATACGGAAATTCAGTCCATGCGGACATCTTCAGCGCTTGCGCAGTCCGTGGACCTGGTGTTGGCCGAACAGGGCCGCATTGTAAGAGGGTTGGCGGAAAATTTCAGAAGCTTTGGCGGCATGGATATACGCTTTTACGGCGGTGCCGGCATCGACGAGGTGACCTCCAAACGTGTCAACACCAAAATTCACAACATGCTTCAGGAACTCGGCGGAAATTACGAAAGCATCTATATCGGCGATAAGAATGGCCTTCTGTTTGCCGGCTCGCTCGAAAACGGTGAAACGCCATTTTATGGAGTTGACATCAGCAGCACACAGTTTTTTCCCGCCGCCAAAGAATCGGGCGCTCCGGTTTCAAGTGCCGTATTTGCTTCAAATATAACCTCAAAACCGGTCATGGTGTTTTGCGCCCCCATACTGGACCAGAAGGAGCGATTTGCGGGTGTGATCGGCATGACATTCAAGTTGGATTCCCTGGCAGCGCTGGTGGCGGGAACCAAAAGCGGAGAAACGGGCTACGCGTTTATGGTGAACGCAGAGGGGACGGTGCTTGCCCATCCGCAAACCGATTATATCCTTCAACTGAATATCAAGGAAATAGAAGGGATGGCTGATATTTCAAAAGCCATACTTTCGGGTCACACCGGTGTTGGGCAATATGAGTTCAAAGGGACTAAAAAGGTGGCGGGATATGCGTCGGTTGCAAATATCGCCTGGTCTATCGCGGTTACCCAGGATTTAGACGAATTGATGATTCTCGCCGGCTCGATCCGGAAATTCAACGCACTGATAGGGTCCGCTTTTGTTGTGTTAGCCCTGATGGGCGCGCTGGTTTTTATAAGAAACCTTTGCATGCCGATTGAAAAAGCCGTGAATCATATTCACGCGGGAACCCATCATGTATCGGATGCTGCCCGGCAAGTTTTTTCAGGCTCCTCCACAGTTGCCTCTGCCGCTGCCCAGCAAACGACCACGCTCGATGAGGCGCTCTCGAAGTTGGATGAAGTCTTTGAAACCGTCAAGGAAAATGATGCCAATGCACGCCGGGCTGAAGCACTCGTAACGTTGAGTAAGAATGTGGTCCACGAGGCGTTTGCGACCATGGAGGCGCTGAAGCTCTCGATGGAGGCGATTGAATACTCAGAGAAAGAAACCGCAAAGATCGTTCATGTTATTGATGGCATTGCCTTTCAGACCAATTTGCTGGCACTTAATGCCTCAGTTGAAGCGGCGCGGGCTGGGGAGAGCGGAAGGGGGTTCGCCGTGGTAGCCAAGCATGTCAGGGATTTGGCCCAACAGGCTGCCGGAGCGGCCAAAACATCGGCGTGTTTGATTCAAGAGACCACCATGAAGGTTCAAAGTGGCGCCGAGTTGGCGAAAAATGCACAAGACGCTTTCAGCAACGTGGCAGATCATACGATTCGTTTTGGCGAGGTTATCATCGAAATTTCAAATGCTTCGTCACGGCAGACCATGGCTATTGCGCAAATCAACCAGTCAATTGCGAATCTTGAAGGAATTACACGTAAATACGCCGGCTTTGCGGAGGAATCCGCCTCGGCGACCGAACAGATGCATCAGGAGGCGGAATTGATGGTGGGGGTTGCAGAAGAACTATCCGGTATCATTGGAAATAGTGATACGGTGGGAATCAAAAGGAAGGTTGCCGGTCGCCGAGGGTTCCGAAACGTCTTTCGTTTTCTTCGAAATCCCGCCCGGCAAAACAAAATTGGTTCCGATGATAGCCCCTCGATTAAAAATTCGGGCACGGTCAGCGCCGTATCGGCTTGA
- a CDS encoding ATP-binding protein yields the protein MKKKRRLIWQLYPSYLLLILLSLSAVGWYVTRSFHHFFINRIQNDLQSQGQFLKYQLSGLISPFNAEAVDRLCKAVGKNVATRITVILPDGTVAGDSNEMPVHMENHGGRREIQQALTGKIGSAIRYSKTLQQNMMYVAQPVSNGDNTAAVIRTSVPLTAVEHEIQSLQIKVLLGGFIIAVAASGLGLFVSRRISLPIEKMTKAAERFSQGDLKQRLDPPGTIELAGLANALNQMAMQLENRIETVINQRNEYEAVLTSMLEGVIAVDMQERILSMNGAATRMLNLRTADLKGRNILEAIRNRDVYAFITEALATGIYKEGDVVVHQQGEQVLNIQCTPLCNAGNQRIGTLVVLNDVTRLRNLDTVRREFVANVSHEIKTPLTAIKGFVETLLQGTAETEEEKSRFLGIIKKHADRMGAIIEDLLSLARLEQKDGIDLVSVESRRLKDIIDTAIQIIKGKAEEKKIVFEVVADPDIRANLDGTLIEQAIVNLLDNAVKYSPVASRVQVHAAQSEDEIRIHITDAGPGIPSQHLPRIFERFYRVDKARSRKLGGTGLGLAIVKHICQVHGGNCQVDSELGKGTTFTIAIPKNPVLQSEEKPLNATF from the coding sequence ATGAAAAAAAAAAGACGATTAATCTGGCAACTTTATCCTTCCTATCTGCTGCTGATTCTCTTATCCCTGTCCGCGGTCGGTTGGTATGTAACCCGCTCTTTTCACCATTTTTTCATCAACCGCATTCAAAATGATCTTCAATCCCAGGGCCAATTTCTGAAATACCAGCTCTCCGGGCTTATCTCCCCGTTCAATGCCGAAGCAGTGGACCGGCTGTGCAAGGCGGTGGGGAAAAATGTTGCCACTCGCATCACCGTTATTCTTCCGGACGGCACCGTTGCCGGGGATTCCAATGAAATGCCCGTTCACATGGAAAATCACGGCGGGCGAAGGGAAATTCAACAAGCTCTGACCGGGAAAATCGGCTCCGCCATTCGGTACAGCAAAACCCTTCAACAAAACATGATGTATGTCGCGCAACCGGTGTCGAATGGTGATAACACCGCGGCCGTCATTCGAACTTCCGTGCCGCTCACGGCCGTGGAACATGAAATTCAATCGCTTCAGATCAAGGTGTTACTCGGCGGATTTATTATCGCCGTAGCCGCATCTGGGCTGGGACTTTTCGTTTCCAGGCGCATCAGCCTGCCGATTGAGAAAATGACCAAAGCCGCCGAACGCTTTTCCCAGGGCGATCTAAAGCAGCGCCTGGATCCGCCCGGCACGATCGAACTGGCCGGTCTGGCCAATGCGCTCAACCAAATGGCCATGCAGTTGGAAAATAGAATTGAAACGGTCATCAACCAACGAAATGAATACGAAGCGGTGCTCACCAGCATGTTGGAAGGGGTTATCGCGGTGGATATGCAGGAGCGGATTTTAAGTATGAACGGTGCTGCGACCCGCATGCTGAACCTAAGAACCGCTGATTTAAAAGGAAGAAATATTCTCGAAGCCATTCGCAACCGGGATGTCTATGCGTTTATCACCGAGGCCCTCGCCACCGGAATTTACAAGGAGGGCGATGTGGTGGTGCACCAGCAGGGGGAACAAGTCCTAAATATACAATGCACCCCGTTGTGCAATGCGGGAAACCAGCGTATCGGCACCCTGGTGGTACTAAACGATGTGACCCGGTTGCGCAATTTGGACACTGTTCGACGTGAATTTGTGGCCAATGTATCCCATGAAATCAAAACACCGTTAACCGCCATCAAGGGGTTTGTGGAGACGCTGTTACAGGGAACCGCCGAGACCGAAGAAGAAAAGTCCCGGTTTCTCGGCATCATTAAAAAACATGCGGATCGAATGGGCGCCATCATTGAAGATCTGCTCTCGCTGGCCAGATTGGAGCAAAAGGACGGCATCGATCTTGTTTCGGTTGAATCCAGACGGTTGAAGGACATTATCGACACCGCGATTCAGATCATTAAAGGCAAAGCCGAGGAGAAGAAAATCGTCTTCGAGGTGGTCGCGGACCCCGATATTCGCGCAAATTTGGACGGCACGCTTATAGAACAGGCCATCGTCAATCTTCTGGATAACGCCGTCAAATACAGTCCGGTGGCCAGCCGGGTTCAGGTCCATGCAGCGCAATCCGAAGATGAGATTCGCATCCACATTACCGATGCCGGCCCCGGCATTCCCAGTCAACACCTGCCTCGAATTTTCGAACGGTTTTACCGCGTGGATAAGGCGCGAAGCCGCAAATTGGGAGGAACCGGCCTGGGATTGGCCATTGTCAAGCACATCTGCCAGGTTCACGGCGGCAATTGTCAGGTCGACAGCGAGCTGGGCAAAGGGACCACCTTCACCATTGCAATTCCCAAAAACCCCGTCCTACAATCCGAAGAAAAACCATTGAATGCGACCTTCTAG
- a CDS encoding response regulator transcription factor, with protein MGKAKILIVDDEEDIQELVRVNLEKEGYETACAETGEKALKLANRDNFDLIVLDLMLPGLDGLEVSQQLKGNPATKNTPIVMLTAKGEEADVVTGLELGADDYITKPFSPRILLARVKAVLRRKGRIKEEVNDIIHIRELLIHPGRREVLLDGQAVDLTYTEFQVLYYLAKRPGWVLTRTQIVDAVRGNDYPVTDRSVDVQIVGLRKKLGAYGDLIQTVRGVGYRFKEAE; from the coding sequence ATGGGAAAAGCAAAAATATTGATCGTCGATGATGAAGAAGACATCCAGGAGCTGGTGCGGGTCAATCTCGAAAAGGAAGGCTATGAAACCGCCTGTGCCGAAACCGGGGAAAAGGCGCTGAAGCTTGCCAACCGGGACAACTTTGATCTGATTGTGCTGGATCTGATGTTACCCGGGCTCGATGGCCTTGAAGTATCGCAGCAACTTAAAGGCAATCCCGCCACGAAGAACACGCCCATCGTCATGTTGACCGCCAAGGGAGAGGAAGCGGACGTGGTGACGGGCTTGGAGCTCGGGGCAGACGATTACATCACCAAGCCCTTTTCGCCCAGAATTCTGCTGGCTCGCGTCAAAGCCGTGCTGCGCCGCAAGGGACGGATTAAAGAAGAGGTCAACGACATTATTCATATTCGCGAGCTGCTCATTCATCCCGGACGACGTGAAGTCCTGTTGGACGGACAAGCCGTGGATTTAACGTATACCGAGTTTCAGGTCCTTTATTATCTGGCCAAAAGACCGGGCTGGGTATTAACCCGGACGCAAATCGTGGATGCGGTCCGCGGCAACGACTATCCGGTAACGGATCGAAGCGTGGATGTGCAAATCGTCGGCCTTCGCAAAAAGCTGGGTGCTTACGGGGACCTCATTCAGACGGTCCGGGGCGTCGGATACCGATTCAAGGAAGCGGAATGA
- the phoU gene encoding phosphate signaling complex protein PhoU: MRKHFQRELEQIKKMVLALGAVVEDRVHMADRAIADYDAQIAAKIIATDYEIDEMEVELEEECLKALALHQPVAADLRFLVAVIKINNDLERIGDEAVNIAQRVEILAQQKENTFRFDYASMMSKVIYMLKTSLDALVNMDLDLAYRVLTLDDEVDKLKVTAYDRIKAAMNTRQGRVGYYINLLLISRHLERAADHATNIAEEVVYMVEGDIVRHTKI; encoded by the coding sequence ATGAGAAAACATTTTCAAAGAGAGCTGGAACAGATTAAAAAAATGGTCCTGGCGCTTGGCGCGGTGGTGGAGGACAGGGTCCACATGGCGGACCGGGCGATCGCTGATTACGATGCGCAAATAGCCGCAAAAATAATTGCCACGGATTATGAGATCGACGAGATGGAGGTCGAGCTGGAGGAAGAATGCCTCAAGGCCCTGGCCTTGCACCAACCGGTGGCGGCGGATCTTCGATTTCTGGTGGCGGTCATCAAAATCAACAACGATCTTGAAAGAATCGGCGATGAAGCGGTCAACATCGCGCAACGGGTTGAAATTCTGGCCCAGCAAAAAGAGAACACCTTTCGCTTCGATTATGCTTCCATGATGAGCAAAGTCATCTACATGCTGAAAACCAGCCTGGATGCATTGGTCAACATGGATCTGGATCTGGCCTATCGCGTATTGACCCTTGACGATGAGGTGGATAAATTAAAGGTCACCGCGTATGACCGTATCAAAGCGGCCATGAATACGCGCCAGGGAAGAGTCGGTTATTATATTAATCTGCTGCTGATTTCACGCCATTTGGAAAGAGCGGCGGATCATGCCACCAATATCGCCGAAGAAGTGGTCTATATGGTCGAGGGAGATATCGTCCGGCACACGAAAATATGA